A genomic window from Glycine soja cultivar W05 chromosome 10, ASM419377v2, whole genome shotgun sequence includes:
- the LOC114371562 gene encoding uncharacterized protein LOC114371562, with translation MAHKFYFEALDHSLRDIIKHNSTDNKIFGGKVMVFGGDFRQILPVIPRGSHSDIANAKINSSYLWDHCQVLRLTKNMRLQNNMQATDQEEIASFAQWIIDIGDGIIGHDNDGYATIEIPQELLIIEYNDPIHSIVSSTFPDLCHHHNDPEYFQSKAILASINETIQQVNDYILTLIPGVFMSKIIIGEQMEYPSSDSVDKSETIESCHFRSLITEFLNSLITSGLPNHCLTLKIGTPIMLLRNLDQTQGLCNNTRLIVTRLAQHVIAADIISVTNVGGHVYIPGMSMSPSQSPCLYPSQAISLDSSSSV, from the exons ATGGCTCACAAATTCTATTTTGAGGCACTTGATCACAGCCTTAGAGATATCATCAAACACAACTCAACGGATAATAAAATCTTTGGAGGTAAAGTCATGGTCTTTGGTGGAGATTTTCGGCAGATCCTGCCAGTCATTCCAAGAGGCAGCCACTCTGATATTGCTAATGCAAAAATTAATTCCTCTTATCTATGGGATCATTGTCAGGTCTTGAGGCTGACAAAAAACATGCGTTTACAAAACAACATGCAAGCAACAGATCAAGAAGAAATTGCGTCTTTTGCACAATGGATTATAGATATTGGTGATGGTATTATTGGACATGACAATGATGGCTATGCTACTATTGAAATTCCACAGGAACTATTAATCATAGAATATAATGATCCCATTCATAGTATAGTCAGTTCTACATTCCCAGATTTATGTCATCATCACAATGATCCTGAATACTTCCAATCTAAAGCAATATTAGCTTCTATAAATGAAACAATACAACAAGTTAATGATTATATACTTACATTGATACCAG GCGTTTTCATGTCTAAAATAATCATAGGTGAACAAATGGAATATCCGAGCTCTGATTCAGTTGACAAATCTGAAACCATTGAAAGTTGTCATTTTCGTTCACTCATAACTGAATTTCTTAATTCGTTGATAACATCTGGCTTACCTAATCATTGTCTCACACTCAAAATTGGAACACCTATAATGTTGTTAAGGAACTTAGACCAAACTCAAGGGTTGTGTAACAATACTAGGTTAATTGTGACAAGGCTAGCACAACATGTTATTGCAGCTGACATAATTTCTGTGACAAATGTCGGAGGTCATGTTTATATCCCAGGAATGTCTATGTCGCCTTCTCAGTCACCATGTTTATATCCTTCTCaagcaatttctcttgattcctcTTCTTCAGTGTAA
- the LOC114370500 gene encoding zeatin O-glucosyltransferase-like, whose protein sequence is MLPSLINIQPKRYLSSPMASNEKTLPHQTQVVLIPFPAQGHLNQLLHLARHIFSHNIPVHYVGTATHIRQATLRDHNSNISNIIIHFHAFEVPPFVSPPPNPNNEETDFPSHLLPSFKASSHLREPVRNLLQSLSFQAKRVIVIHDSLMASVAQDATNMPNVENYTFHSTCAFTTFLYYWEVMGRPPVEGFFQATEIPSMGGCFPPQFIHFITEEYEFHQFNDGNIYNTSRAIEGPYIEFLERIGGSKKRLWALGPFNPLTIEKKDPKTRHICIEWLDKQEANSVMYVSFGTTTSFTVAQFEQIAIGLEQSKQKFIWVLRDADKGNIFDGSEAERYELPNGFEERVEGIGLLIRDWAPQLEILSHTSTGGFMSHCGWNSCLESITMGVPIAAWPMHSDQPRNSVLITEVLKVGFVVKDWAQRNALVSASVVENAVRRLMETKEGDEMRDRAVRLKNCIHRSKYGGGVSRMEMGSFIAHITK, encoded by the coding sequence ATGCTGCCGTCCCTAATCAACATCCAACCCAAGAGGTACCTAAGTTCCCCAATGGCTTCGAATGAAAAAACCCTTCCTCATCAAACCCAAGTGGTTCTGATACCTTTCCCTGCACAAGGCCATCTCAATCAGCTTCTGCACCTCGCACGCCATATTTTTTCACACAACATACCAGTTCATTATGTTGGCACTGCCACACACATTCGCCAGGCCACACTTCGAGACCACAACTCCAATATTTCTAACATAATTATTCATTTCCATGCCTTTGAAGTTCCACCCTTTGTATCCCCTCCTCCCAACCCCAACAATGAAGAAACCGATTTCCCATCTCATCTACTTCCTTCATTTAAGGCCTCTTCGCATCTTCGCGAGCCTGTGAGGAATCTTCTTCAGTCCCTCTCATTTCAAGCCAAAAGGGTCATTGTCATCCATGACTCGTTAATGGCATCAGTGGCACAAGATGCCACAAACATGCCAAATGTTGAGAATTACACTTTTCACAGCACGTGTGCCTTTACCACCTTCCTTTATTATTGGGAGGTAATGGGAAGACCCCCGGTTGAAGGCTTCTTCCAAGCCACAGAAATTCCTTCTATGGGAGGATGCTTCCCACCCCAATTCATCCATTTCATTACTGAAGAGTATGAGTTCCATCAATTCAACGACGGCAACATTTACAACACAAGCAGGGCAATTGAAGGTCCTTACATAGAGTTTCTGGAGCGTATTGGTGGAAGCAAGAAGAGGCTTTGGGCACTGGGGCCTTTCAACCCTTTAACCATTGAGAAGAAAGATCCAAAAACAAGACACATATGCATAGAGTGGCTTGATAAACAAGAGGCGAATTCAGTCATGTATGTGTCTTTTGGGACAACAACAAGTTTTACAGTGGCACAATTTGAACAGATTGCAATTGGGTTGGAACAAAGCAAGCAGAAGTTCATCTGGGTGCTGAGAGATGCTGATAAAGGAAACATTTTTGATGGAAGTGAAGCAGAAAGGTATGAGCTTCCAAATGGGTTTGAGGAAAGAGTTGAAGGCATAGGGCTATTAATCAGAGACTGGGCACCCCAATTGGAAATTCTGAGCCACACTTCAACAGGGGGGTTTATGAGTCATTGTGGATGGAACTCTTGCTTAGAGAGCATAACCATGGGGGTGCCAATAGCAGCATGGCCTATGCACTCTGATCAACCAAGAAACTCAGTTTTGATCACAGAGGTGCTCAAGGTTGGGTTTGTTGTGAAGGATTGGGCACAAAGGAATGCATTGGTTAGTGCTTCAGTTGTTGAGAATGCTGTGAGAAGGTTGATGGAAACAAAGGAAGGTGATGAGATGCGAGACAGAGCAGTGAGGCTTAAAAATTGCATTCACAGGTCCAAATATGGAGGTGGAGTTTCTCGCATGGAAATGGGTTCTTTCATTGCTCACATCACTAAATAA
- the LOC114369293 gene encoding zinc finger protein VAR3, chloroplastic-like, giving the protein MKQGDWLCPKCNFMNFTRNIRCLRCDSFFEERINQLKEDNNHLPLKKGDWICNKCNFLNFAKNTRCLQCKERTSNRQINPGEWCIYINFRRNMVFLKCDHRRLIVSKASSSSLQPQPEDIDHDKNSKFAFVAH; this is encoded by the exons ATGAAGCAAGGCGACTGGCTTTGCCCGAA ATGCAATTTCATGAACTTTACTAGAAACATTAGGTGCTTGCGCTGTGACAGCTTCTTTGAGGAAAGAATCAACCAATTGAAGGAGGATAATAATCACCTTCCTTTGAAGAAGGGAGACTGGATATGCAATAA atgCAATTTCCTAAATTTTGCAAAGAATACAAGATGTTTGCAATGCAAAGAAAGGACTTCCAATCGTCAAATTAATCCCGGGGAGTG GTGCATCTACATCAATTTCAGAAGAAACATGGTTTTCCTGAAATGTGATCATAGACGCCTTATAGTGTCAAAGGCTTCAAGCTCTTCCCTTCAACCTCAGCCAGAAGATATAGACCACGATAAGAATAGCAAATTTGCCTTTGTGGCACATTAG